The genomic segment ttcgtataccatgatattatatcgttaaatTAAATGTGTGGTATGGACTTGTCACTAAAACccaggtggtcacccatccgggaactagtcaGAACACTTTGTGACTAAAGCCAAACACCATGCCTCACCAGAACACATActtcattttattgttttatgagcGTCTATGatcactttttaattttataagttgttgttacagaaataaaagaaaatccAAAACATATAGCCTAGTTACTTAGGTACCTAgccaagttttttttatatacttttgatGATTCTATATTGATAGAATTGAATGTTTAgacgaaaaacaataatttttcatctaacaatgtattattacctacgtgactattttatacttttaattaaaatagtacaaGGGGGAACAACTCCCTCCTACCCTTCACCTGTACGGGTGACGACTCCTTAGGGACTAGGCCATagatgatatttatatatatgtgtgtgtattatgtatacgaaAATTGAGAAGTGTTACGATGCGTGACTATATATACTGACTACCGTGGCGGTGGAAATTCGCAAGGTCGTCGTCAacgagatattatatattataattcaacacTTTTAATCGCGTACCACCATGCCatgacaatattacattatatctactttaataatataatacctaatcgTGTAGACGGAAaaataaattcgatttttaccGATTCCGTTGCAATTTAACACCGTCGCACGCTACCCGTCACcacatatacacacacgcaTCCACACACATCCACACACACACGTGTACACGTATACACTGTACACACACGTACTCACGTACACACTCGTATACACacctatacacacacacacatacacaagtACACTCACACACATGTGCACAGTGACGAACCGTACTAAGCGTTATAAGCGTTTGAGGTGCGGCTAGGCGTGGTTACTATGGCTACGATACGGAGGTGTTGAATCGACATTTTTTTCATCGCCTTTTCCAATCACACCGCCAGTGCACACAcctgatattatatacttacgcgTGCACCGTTATCGGCCTCGGGCTATACCATCATCCTCGCGCGCGTATCGGCGTCGTTATAGCCGTTGtctataatcttataatataacgaCGCACAAGTCTCCGGCCGCGAGCCCGTTCGCGCCGGCCGAAATACGCGAGTGACGTTCGTGCGTGGATCGCAGTCGAGTCGCCATCATGGCCGGGCTGGGCGACACGTCGGGTGACATACAGCCGAGGACCGATCACGCCAAGGACATACTGCAGATGACCCGCGACTCGGAGATGATGCAGAGCTACGTTCGGGTGGGCAAGTCGGACGAGTCGGACGACTGTGGCGGCGGTGGAGGTGGCAGCGAGGGGAACGGCGTGAGCGTCGGCGGAGTTGGAGGTGGCGTCGGCCGAGGCGAATCGGATTCGGACGATGTAGCCGGAGCGACGGGTTACGTGGTTGGCGTCGGTGCGGGTGTGGGCGACGGCCACGGTGTATCGGGCGCCGGGCGTCCCGGCCGAAAGGGCTGCAGGGTGGCCGGGGGCCGGCGTCACGGGCGGCGTAGGGGCggtggtggaggtggtggtggcggtggcggtgctGCTGCTGGAGGTGGAGGTGGTGGCGGAGGTGGCAGTTCTTTTggaggcggcggcggtggaggtGCGACCACGACGTTCGACGAGCTGACCGAAGAGTTCAAGACGCGCAAATCGGGCACCGGCGGCGGAGGAGGCGTCGGCGGCGGTGTTGGCGGAGGTGGTAGCGGTTTCGGTGGCGGCTGGGCCAAGCGGCACAAGCGCGACTCCCGGTCCAGGCTACTCGAAGAGGTGTACACGGACAAGGACCGAGCGGCTGCTGTTAATCTGGGCACGCGTGACATCAAAGCGTCGCTGCGCATGAAACGACGGCAGGACCGGAACCGGACGCTGCACATACCGTCCACGGCCGAGTCACCCACCCTGTTGGCGTTGGCCCGGCACTGCGTCAATGACGTGAGCGTGTCGCTCGAGTTCATCGACAAGGTTAGGACGGTTAGGACGGTTAGGACGGTTAGGCGGGTCGGATAGGGTTTGAGAGAGTTTTGATTAGAAATcctgcattatattttaatcactaaACTGTAAATATGGACCGCGCGTTGTATGAAAAGCCGGCTTCAAACGACGCGTGGCTCGGCTCGCGACTCGGCTCGTGACCCGTGACTGTGCTGAGAATTAATGCATGTGACGAGCCACTAGGCTTGTGCCAAAAGATCGCCATGgtttatttacgtttttttttcgttctttCAAAAGTGCCCCATTATCGGAAGCCATTATTTTCATTCCATTAGCAatgtctatttatttatttaattttatttattcacttaAAGCTAGtcttattataaacaataataatattttttaataataaattaatttaactattctTTTTGAtagtaaagaataataaaaacggAATAAAATTAGTGTTATCCGATATTGGGACAAGTTTATCGTTCCTCAGCATGTTCCATATTTATATCGCCGTTCAGTGtttattataggttaggttaagttaacCTAATATGGTTAGGTTAACCAATATGTTTTGGCATATTGctggtaagtatattattataatttataatatacctacatacttataccagtttatatttttgtcgtaATACATTAAtgaacaaattaacaaattaacaaattaacgGCTACAGAGTTTTGAAatgttcactaaatatttatattttataatagcattttttaacatgatgtaggtataattttcaaaatattttggatttatCTGTGcaatttaaagacatttaaacttttatattttcattttttttccaatttaattaaaacttgtgcaacgatataataaacaattaatacggtactagcaaaaaaaaatacatttattactaatacctaatagtataaataaactataaaatatacttaaaaatattattaagtacaacaaaataactaaaatcactattttattttaaatgtccaattttgtcaaagtttgaacatgaaataattattaataacaattgtgcatttgcattttttaaatacaaattaaatcttttaggtttctgtaaaaaaaaacaaaactatgtattacattttcaatgtataactattataatttgtacattttcttttgtcttacaaaatttgatcttcaatattatagtcaaacacttaaacaaaacaaattgtaccagtataataattttaaatttaattatgcaagacaattatttaaatttataaactttttgaCCAAGCCAATCAATTTTAAcacttatttcaaaatttgaaaaattataatgcttattttaatagcttaaattaagaataaatagtttgtaaatttAGTTCTGTATTGATAATCATAATTACTTTAgtaatagtgaaatattattttcaaaaaaaatatatgaaataatgaataacaacaaaataacaaaaattatttgtggagaaatcattattttaaatgtaattttatgaatataaattatcttgAATTAATGTAGTCAAAATTGATCTTCAATctctcataataatttaaactttaaatgcttataaaaaagaataaataatttattttttgatattatttttaatatttctaagaaAAACTTGTGAGAAAACTTGTCTTcaatatatgtttatgttttttaactTACTATCAAACAAAATGTTACCATGCATAAATCGATAACATTTAAAACGTCTATAAATAGCATAGAagcattgataatattttgaaattttttcaaaattatgaactatccttgtataaatatttagtgaaaaagTTAttcatttctaaatttaaatataaaaaacatttgatttttgTCGAAATCTGAGTTTACGAAAGAATTCCCGTTTTTACTATTGAGACATTTTTGGATTAAACTACCTATCTATTATCTACGTCCTACTAAAGATCTCTCTCAAAGTAACAAGTTTTTATTGCTCCAAAAATACTAAGGTCAAagtagacacaaaaaaaaacaaatcaatatatattcatcgctccactcagaatctaaaagcgattaagactaataaaatattgatcgaATTTGAATGTTGTTtcgattattattgatgatcatatataaaaaaaattatagttcgtatatttttaatttttgtaaaacttaAGTTTATTTCCTTCCACAtcgtaataaaatacttaaggtatacatattataatatagtggtgATTTCCGCTCACCACCATAATACCATATGCGTGCTTGTGTATTCAACATACCTACTATAGGGGATTTCAACACACGAAATTGCAAACGAGAAATACGTGAACAGTTGCAAAGGTTTAAAATAAGGTGGGGTTACTAtttatgataactgataaggttAGGGCAATGGGTATtgcagtaggtatacaaatattgtaataatactcaTGGTATATATTGGTATCTCTAGAACATTTTTTAGTTCGCTACgccaataaaaaatatgcccACCATATAAGTTTGTAGTTAGGTACCTTGCTACaatgtaggtacgtatatcAAATACTTTGCTACAATTATGTTGTTATACTGACATATCCttgacaatatatattatattcctagtATCAAGAGTAACGACTGTGTGAAGAAGTCATTGACGATGAactcaataaaatacaaatatttgtactTTTCAACTtcagatttatgatatatttataataacattttaaccgATGAGAGTAGTTCACGAAtcaacaatttttaagtttctttATAACTCGTGTAATTCTTTACAATTCTATAGAATttctattaatttctaaaataagaCTATATCACTGCACATTCAGtaggttataaaaaataataaaaacgttttaaacagttcaaatttttaaatatattttacgtgtttctatataatattatctcgaataacgtcaatattataataaatataaattattataaatatatttactagttACAgacatatgaataaaatatacattgaaatcttattataatatgatacacattAATACTATATGAAAGAAACGATGGACATGTTAATATAGACAAAgtctatttaaagtttaaagttaattgaactattaaattttattatttatacatattgtatgctAGGATGGCATAAAGTCTCATTTTTCGTATGTTATGATTTATCATCCAATTCAAATATAACTCATCTATTACAACAACATACTCGACaaatacctactggctactgtacagcagagcagtaccacttgtccaccttttttttttattgttttgtaattttaaacttataggTTACTCTTCTTTTTCAActtataagtttaaagttacaaattaataaaaaaaaaaggtggataagtgggtACCACACTGCtgtacaaaatatcaaaaattaaagattgaaaattcgTCCGATGAAAATCCAATATGGagaatattctaataaaatgttgtatgttatctataaaaataaaaacttttttgaatttctaactgaataataatttgaaaattctcGATATTTTCGAAATGTTGTCATCATTTTATCttgaaattgatataaaaataattgtgcctatgtatttttaatatttttgaacttccattaattcttttttaattgagtttgagcccggcaacttaggccattaactattttgtttgttaGTAGGGGAGGAACGGTTGAAAACACGttttgtatgtgtggcaaggattcgTTGCTAAAAGTcacgggtggtcacccatccgggaactagcaaCGCCACCGTTACGTACACTCAGTGCGTTTCCGCAGTTGAGTACACGCACTGCGCCACACCAAGTCACTTcgattaattcaacttataagaaaccttgtattgcattttcaagcttttttac from the Acyrthosiphon pisum isolate AL4f chromosome X, pea_aphid_22Mar2018_4r6ur, whole genome shotgun sequence genome contains:
- the LOC100573539 gene encoding keratin, type I cytoskeletal 9, whose protein sequence is MAGLGDTSGDIQPRTDHAKDILQMTRDSEMMQSYVRVGKSDESDDCGGGGGGSEGNGVSVGGVGGGVGRGESDSDDVAGATGYVVGVGAGVGDGHGVSGAGRPGRKGCRVAGGRRHGRRRGGGGGGGGGGGAAAGGGGGGGGGSSFGGGGGGGATTTFDELTEEFKTRKSGTGGGGGVGGGVGGGGSGFGGGWAKRHKRDSRSRLLEEVYTDKDRAAAVNLGTRDIKASLRMKRRQDRNRTLHIPSTAESPTLLALARHCVNDVSVSLEFIDKALELSPNDKTALVSRSKCYLLLGQPRLALKDAEVALNEDSTYLKAIYQKAEALYHLGDFEHSLVFYHRGLHVRPELEQFRLGVQKAREAIENAIGKMKDTAVVMQQVGWGDKRQATTTGTVNGGGGGVGGSRGSTPAVTGSTTRRKDAVASAATTKSQSKMLLRELCVDKDYLEHLTIDPNIVSAIQENDNYILSEAKDGINFLNGREEFWKQQKLIN